The following DNA comes from Anaerostipes rhamnosivorans.
GTAAGAAGGATCGTACTAGTTGATGACGTGCTGGGAAATGACGAGTTTATGAGTGATATCTATAAGATGGCGGTACCGAAAGGAACCGCTGTGGATATTGTAACCGTGGATAAAGCAAGAAGTGTCCTGGAGAAGACAAAGGATAGCGTCTTTCTGATTTTCAAGGATATCAACACGTGTTATCGTGCGGTTCAAGACGGTATGGAAATTCCTTCCGTGAATGTGGGAGCTGCTCCGGTTGAAAACGAAAGAAAGCTGATTACCAGCGGGGTTGCGATTTCAGAAGAGGAAATGAAGAGATTAGAAGAGTTAAATGCGATGGGAATAGAGATTACGGTTCAGCCGATTCCTGAAATCTCCGCTCTCAGTTTTGACTCAGTTAAGAAAAAGATGTAGGAGGTAGAAGATGAATACGATAGTTATCGCTGTCATAATGGGTGTGATGTATTGGTGGTGCAGAGGAATGATTTTCTCTTACTTTGGTTTTTTGTTTATATCAAGTCCGGTTACCGTGGGCCTTGTGGCGGGTGTTTTAATGGGGCATCCGATTCAAGGTTTAATCATCGGCGGAGGTATCGCCCTGGTGTTTGCAGGTATTATAGCACCGGGCGGCAACCTGCCGACCGATGAGTGCCTGGCCGCGACCTGTGTCATCCCTATTGCTATTGGGTCAGGTATGAGTGCTACTACCGCCATCGCATTGGCTGTGCCGATCGGACTGCTGGGATCATTTGTGACTAACTTAAGAAAAGTCGTGAACACGTATTTTGTGAAGAAGGCCAATGATTATGCGGAAAATGGAAACGCAAACGGCATCTGGAGATGTGCGACGCTTTATCCGGTACTTCTGGCAATCCCTTTATTGTTCCTCCCGGTATTTGTGATCAATCTGGTTGGACAGGACGTAGTTGTGAACGTGATGAATGCGCTTCCGACCTTTGTTATCCATGGGCTGGAGGTTGCGGGAGGCATCCTGCCGGCTTTAGGGTTTGCCCTTATCATGAATATGATTGGAAAAGAAAAGTTAATACCATATGTATTTCTTGGATATATCCTCATTGCGGTTGGAGGTATTAATTCTTTGACAGCAGGAATTATTGCAATCTGCATTGCGTTTATTTATGTATTCCAGAAGAGAGAAATTATGGAGGAGGTAAATGAAAATGAGTAACGAACTAAACACGACGGAACAAAAACCGGCATTGACAAAAAAAGATTTAAATAAAGCAATGTTCCGGTGGTATATGTCGGCTGAGATGCCGTTGAATTTTGAAAATATGCAGGGAATTGCATTCTGCGGAAGCATAGCGCCGATTCTGAAAAAGCTTTATACAAAGAAAGAGGATTTATCGGAAGCGTTAAAACGTCATCTCTTGTTATATAACTGCAATGTGACAGCCGGGGGACTGATCCTTGGTACGACGATCGCCATGGAGGAGCAGAAGGCAAAAAACCCGGATGGGATGCCGGCAGAAGCGATCACGGGGTTAAAGACTGGCTTGATGGGACCGGTAGCTGCCCTTGGAGACAGCTTTGACTGGGGGATCATCGGTACTCTGTTCAAAATTGCGGCGGCAACCTTAGCGGCAGCCGGCAATCCTCTGGCACTTGGGGTTTTACTCATTTTTGTTATGTATTGTATTGTGGAGCTGGTGTTCTTTACAAATATGACTTACAAAAAGGGAAGAAGCTCCATTAAGACAATCATGGGATCCGGTCTGATGCAGGATGTGATCTCCGGTGCCAATGTCCTGGCTATGTTTATGATGGGAGCTATGACAGCGTCCATGGTCACACTGACAACTCCGCTGAAGATCAGCAGTGTTGTGATCCAGGACAAATTAGATGGGATATTCCCAGGAATCTTCCCATTGGCAGCCTTATTCCTGCTCTTTTACTTAGTAAGATATAAAAAGATTGGAACAGGTAAAATTGTCATCGGGATCATTGTTGTTTCTATATTATGCGCTCTGATCGGTATTTTTTAAAGTCGCTGAAAACAGGTTCATCATATTTCAAAAGGAGATTGTACATATGAAAGAGTTAAATGTCGCTGTTGTAGGAGCCGGAATTTACGGGATTAATCATGTAAATGCATATACTTGGAATCCAAATACAAATCTTGTTGCGGTGTGTGATCTAAACAAAGAGATTACAGATAAAATTGCCCAGGAATATAACGTTAAAACATACAATGATGTAAACGAGATGTTAGATCAGGAAGAGATTGACGCAGTATCCATCGCAACTCCGGATGCATTTCATATGGAGCCGGCGCTGGCGGCCATCCGCCATGGAAAACCGATTCTGGTGGAAAAACCGTTGGC
Coding sequences within:
- a CDS encoding PTS sugar transporter subunit IIB, producing the protein MADIKLVRIDYRLIHGQVVAKWLKVNPVRRIVLVDDVLGNDEFMSDIYKMAVPKGTAVDIVTVDKARSVLEKTKDSVFLIFKDINTCYRAVQDGMEIPSVNVGAAPVENERKLITSGVAISEEEMKRLEELNAMGIEITVQPIPEISALSFDSVKKKM
- a CDS encoding PTS mannose/fructose/sorbose/N-acetylgalactosamine transporter subunit IIC translates to MNTIVIAVIMGVMYWWCRGMIFSYFGFLFISSPVTVGLVAGVLMGHPIQGLIIGGGIALVFAGIIAPGGNLPTDECLAATCVIPIAIGSGMSATTAIALAVPIGLLGSFVTNLRKVVNTYFVKKANDYAENGNANGIWRCATLYPVLLAIPLLFLPVFVINLVGQDVVVNVMNALPTFVIHGLEVAGGILPALGFALIMNMIGKEKLIPYVFLGYILIAVGGINSLTAGIIAICIAFIYVFQKREIMEEVNENE
- a CDS encoding PTS system mannose/fructose/sorbose family transporter subunit IID gives rise to the protein MSNELNTTEQKPALTKKDLNKAMFRWYMSAEMPLNFENMQGIAFCGSIAPILKKLYTKKEDLSEALKRHLLLYNCNVTAGGLILGTTIAMEEQKAKNPDGMPAEAITGLKTGLMGPVAALGDSFDWGIIGTLFKIAAATLAAAGNPLALGVLLIFVMYCIVELVFFTNMTYKKGRSSIKTIMGSGLMQDVISGANVLAMFMMGAMTASMVTLTTPLKISSVVIQDKLDGIFPGIFPLAALFLLFYLVRYKKIGTGKIVIGIIVVSILCALIGIF